Sequence from the Desulfovibrio oxyclinae DSM 11498 genome:
AATTGCGCCTTTTGCAAAAGCCAAGTCATTATCAATATGATTTGACACAGTTTCAAAATCGGGGAAAGTTATCTTGCCACCCATCCCTGTCATTAGCTCATCAGCAATATACAGCCCTAGCCCTGACCCTATTGCCATTGGCTTGGTAGATACGAATGGTTTGATCAAATAATGTGGGTCATCTGGAAAGCCTGGCCCGTTGTCGGCAATAATCATGCTTATGTAACCGGTTTCCAAAGAATCGGTTACAGCTACAACTATCCTCTTTCCAAAATCCTTGGTATTGTTAAGCCAATAAATTGAGTTATCAAAGACGTTTAATATAATATTGGTGGCATGAGTTAACGATGCTTTGCATTTGAAGTCTGATTGCTCAAACTCTTTCATCAAATCTATCGAATGGTTTTTAATTCGCATCCGCAAAAAACGGTAGGCATTTGCAAATAGCTTAGATGTTTCTGTTTTCTTTATTTCCGATGGCTTAACTAAAAATGAAAACTTTTTTAAAGTCTCATCAAGCTGCCTCACTGCCTTTCTTGCTTTGTCAAAATCTTCTCCAGAATCAAAGATGGCATTGATTTCTTTAATAACCTTCTCAAGTTCATGGATTATTGAATGACTAAGAACCCCAATGCCTGCACTTTGATACAATCTGCCTATTATGTGCTTGTACTCTTTTTCAATTTTGTAAACAAAGGCTGTAAGCTCTTTCTTTTGACTATCATCTTCAACATTGGCTTGAATGTATTCAGCTGCCTCGCTCAAAAGAGTCACTACGGGCTCAACGGTCTTTCCATAAAATTCAGCAAGATGTCTTTTGTCGCGATTCCTTCGTTCTAAAAACACGTATGTGATGGCCCACTGTAGAGCCTGAACAAACTTTTTATATGCGACATTCTCGATAAAACCTTCTCGGTTAGTCTTTTCAATTAGATCCAAACTTGACTTTCTATCCAAAAAAACAAAGCCTAGTGTGTGCTCATTCCTAAGTTTTTCTCCGATACTGCCCACAGCAGTCAATCCAAGCCAATCGTTGCCCTTTTCTCCATAATCGTATACCCTGATACCATCACGATATACCCTGACTCCGCAATTCTCCTGCAAGTAATCCTTAACTGCTCCTCGAGCATCAAGATGTTTTGTGATTGATGTTGTTTGTTCAAAGACATAAATCTTCACATAAATTTGACCTATCTCAACGTCAGCGAGATCAACGTCCACAAATTTCTTGCTTTTTAGTAGCGGATTGCGAGCGTCCTCTTCATCTTCTTTTTCTTTCAGACGTTGAAGATTGCGTTCGATTGGCGTCAGTTCATCAAAACTAACTTTTCTGGGTGGAAAGTTTTCAGAAATTGACGGCCAAGGATTAAAGTTATATTCGAAATCTGTAATTCTATCTCCTTCCAATAATATATCACACTCATAAAGGGCTGACTGCTTAATATCATCGAAGCTTTTTAACCCTGCGAAAATGGTATCATTCCCTTCGCTTGCCACAGATACTTTAAATTCATCGCTTGTTGATTGGATTGCTTTAGAGTGAGCCAAAAAATTATTAGCCCTAGGGCTTGAGAGAAGACGGCAATCCTCTTCGGAAAAGCTCATATTTAACGCTGTAATTGCTCTGAATATGCTCCTGAGCTTACCTCTAGTCCACCCAGCCTTCTTTCGAAGATTTTCAATTCGAATAGTGACTCCACTATTTCTTTCAAAATTTCCCTTGTAAGGCTTGATTGGAAAATTAAAATCTTCCAGCTTTTTGGCCGTACTCAGGTTTGACCAATCAATCTCCAACTTAATGGCCTCAGATGATTTCGTTTTAGTTATCAGCGTAACTTTTTCACCAAGTTTATGAACTCCCAAACGCCCGATTCCTTTTTCTCCTAATGGCAATCGAGTGGCTTTGTCTGGGCAAGATTTGTATTCATCTATTATTTTTTGTTTATTATCCGTACCAACTGTTAGCCAGTGGTTGACAATGTCATCAGAAGTCATCCCTGTACCATTGTCTTGAATGTCAATACGAATTGGCAGGAACTCTTTCTTTTTATTGGGGTCAAAATAAAACGTCACTTTACACTTCGTCGCAAATGCGTCGTAAGCATTCTTAACTAATTCAGTAAGAGCTATGGCCTCATTTCGGATGAGTTCATCACCAAAATGAGCCAAAACTCTTGGTGTGAAGCTAAATGATTTTGTTGTCATCTCATTTCCTTGTAGTGCGATTATAGATTATCTCAACAAGTGTTCAGCATGTGTCGACCCTATCTGTCTCCACTTAACGACTCATTATCTCACCATGAGACTTCAACGATCACCCTCATATGTTGTCTTAGCCGCCACAATCTTGAAAGCTTGAACTCACATACAGTACGGAAAGACTATAATCAAGAGGTGAATGACCTGTTTTGACCCAATGTCAGTAAGTGAAGCCACTGATTAACTCTCGCAGCCCACCCGCCGACAGAGTCAGGTGCAAGCATACCCTTGTTACCTTCTGGCGCTTTTGGGTGGTGCACCCCCCTGTGGCCATTTTCACCGCATATAATATCAAGCTGTTTTAGGGGCCACCTGAGGGAGGATCTAACCAGTTCAATTGCAACCGTCTCAATATCATGTTTCCAGGATTTCGGATCGTTAGGGAGAAGAATCTGGGTGGACACAGAGCTTTCTGCATCTGAAGTATCTACCTCAAGCAGATGGAATGTCTTGCCTTGAACGCTCAGGGCCACGTCAGCAAGCGTCCTAGCAGAGCCATCGGCAAGAAGGTGCTTCTTGCTCTTTCCAACTTTTCGCAACTCAATGATCTCATTCGATATTAAAAAGCATCCATGCTCTTCAATCAGCATTTGAACCATTTTTGAAAAACATTTGAACTTACTAGCGTAGATTTCGCTATAATCTGTTTCGTCATCTAATATGTCCAGATCACCCCCGGGAAGCCCGTATCCTTGCACTCCCTCTTCTGTGCTGACAAACACAAGTCCGTCACCGCCATCTTCGTACGAATCACTGGCTGCCCGTTTTCTTTCTTTGGTAGTGACTTTGGACACATAGAAAGGATTCTGGAACTCCATAGACACAGCCTCAGCTTCCACCGTGATGGGCTGTATGTTGGCATTCGATTCAGTGTCATCACAGACAGTCAATGGCGCCTCACCATCTCCGCCAACAAGTTGAGCAATAGTACCTTGTCCAGGGACGAAATGCTCAAAATTCGGGTGCCAAATGCCAATGCTTTTATGCACCTGGTTGGGAATCCTTTTTAGTTTGACGATTTCAAAGACAAAACAAGTATTGTGCTCACGGGAATACTGACCGCGGACATGCAGTTCAACCCCTTTAAGTGGCGGAGGATCAAATTGGAAATTCCATCTACGGTAACTCTTGAAATCGATCCCATTCATTCGTTGATATCTTGTGATACTCTCAAAAGACTTTCGCACATCAACATCAAGCAAAATCCACGAAAGATAATTGCGAGATTTTGGTTCGTTGAGATGTGCTAAAGTGAAGCCAGATGATTCCATCACACTGATGAGGACATTATCCTCCTCATCAATTTCTACAGAGAATTCACCCTTCAGGCATTCAGACTCAATGGCGGTTCGTGAAAGGTAGTTTCCATGGAAGAAAAGGATGCGCGCCAACTCAAACTGAGGAAGATAAATAGTGAGTCCACTACTAAGACTGAAAACAAAACAGAACTGATGAGGATTCGTTTTTTTTTCCAAACGGTTGACCGGACATTCCCCGATGGTCTTGACAGTCCAGTTTGCGGTATTGGTAATATGAAAAGAATGCTCCCATCCTCGTTTACTATCCTTCACAGCTGGGTTGATGATGCGCCCCCTAACTGCTGATGATGCATTGGAAGCACTAAACGAATCTTTGGCCTGTTTTGGGGAAAGCTTTAAATCAACCCTCCACCTATTACCACCAACTGGCCGGAAATATGGTCCTACCCCAACTATCTCAACGTCGTTGTCAATGCCATTGTGTGTGAGTATCGTCATGTTGGCCATCCTAGAGTTCGCAAAAACAATCTGGTTTGCCTCTTCAGCCTCTCGTCGCTCAAACCGGACAATCGCAAAAGTTCCCAATATGGTAATTCAATAGTTGTATCTTGAGCCTGCAGGACCCGAACAATCCTCCTTATCTGATAACTGGCAACATCTTCGTTATTCTCTTCCAGAAAAGCCCTTGAAAATGGCA
This genomic interval carries:
- a CDS encoding Tn7-like element transposition protein TnsE yields the protein MTILTHNGIDNDVEIVGVGPYFRPVGGNRWRVDLKLSPKQAKDSFSASNASSAVRGRIINPAVKDSKRGWEHSFHITNTANWTVKTIGECPVNRLEKKTNPHQFCFVFSLSSGLTIYLPQFELARILFFHGNYLSRTAIESECLKGEFSVEIDEEDNVLISVMESSGFTLAHLNEPKSRNYLSWILLDVDVRKSFESITRYQRMNGIDFKSYRRWNFQFDPPPLKGVELHVRGQYSREHNTCFVFEIVKLKRIPNQVHKSIGIWHPNFEHFVPGQGTIAQLVGGDGEAPLTVCDDTESNANIQPITVEAEAVSMEFQNPFYVSKVTTKERKRAASDSYEDGGDGLVFVSTEEGVQGYGLPGGDLDILDDETDYSEIYASKFKCFSKMVQMLIEEHGCFLISNEIIELRKVGKSKKHLLADGSARTLADVALSVQGKTFHLLEVDTSDAESSVSTQILLPNDPKSWKHDIETVAIELVRSSLRWPLKQLDIICGENGHRGVHHPKAPEGNKGMLAPDSVGGWAARVNQWLHLLTLGQNRSFTS
- a CDS encoding sensor histidine kinase, whose product is MTTKSFSFTPRVLAHFGDELIRNEAIALTELVKNAYDAFATKCKVTFYFDPNKKKEFLPIRIDIQDNGTGMTSDDIVNHWLTVGTDNKQKIIDEYKSCPDKATRLPLGEKGIGRLGVHKLGEKVTLITKTKSSEAIKLEIDWSNLSTAKKLEDFNFPIKPYKGNFERNSGVTIRIENLRKKAGWTRGKLRSIFRAITALNMSFSEEDCRLLSSPRANNFLAHSKAIQSTSDEFKVSVASEGNDTIFAGLKSFDDIKQSALYECDILLEGDRITDFEYNFNPWPSISENFPPRKVSFDELTPIERNLQRLKEKEDEEDARNPLLKSKKFVDVDLADVEIGQIYVKIYVFEQTTSITKHLDARGAVKDYLQENCGVRVYRDGIRVYDYGEKGNDWLGLTAVGSIGEKLRNEHTLGFVFLDRKSSLDLIEKTNREGFIENVAYKKFVQALQWAITYVFLERRNRDKRHLAEFYGKTVEPVVTLLSEAAEYIQANVEDDSQKKELTAFVYKIEKEYKHIIGRLYQSAGIGVLSHSIIHELEKVIKEINAIFDSGEDFDKARKAVRQLDETLKKFSFLVKPSEIKKTETSKLFANAYRFLRMRIKNHSIDLMKEFEQSDFKCKASLTHATNIILNVFDNSIYWLNNTKDFGKRIVVAVTDSLETGYISMIIADNGPGFPDDPHYLIKPFVSTKPMAIGSGLGLYIADELMTGMGGKITFPDFETVSNHIDNDLAFAKGAIVSLNFKSK